AAAGAAAAAGTAATTTATGGGCAAATTTAAGTGCGCGCATTGCAGGGGCGAATTTGATCGCGAGGCGCTGATAGAGCGCGGCGGGGAGCTGTTTTGCTGCGAGGGGTGCGCGGGAGTTTACGAGATACTTAACGCAAGCGGGCTTGGCGAGTTTTACGAAAGGCTTGGCAAAACTACGCTAAACCCCGCTCTAAGCGCGAAAAACGCGGCGCAAAAGTCGCAGGAAGACCTCGCGGCTATTTATCAAAACTACGTCAAAAACGAGAACGGGTTTAACAAAATCTCTCTCATCATCGAGGGCATCCACTGTTCGGCTTGCATCTGGCTAAACGAGAAGGTTTTATTTGCGCAGAAGGGAATTTTAGAGGTAAATATAAACTCGGTTAATAACAAAGCCCTCATCGTCTGGGACGAAAACGAGCTAAATTTGGCTCAAATTTTCGCTCTCATCCGCTCCATCGGCTACGAGCCCTACCCCTATGACGCGCAGGCTCAGGAGCACAGACTTGCGGGGCAGAGGCGCGAATTTTACGCTAGGCTGCTTGTGGGGATATTTTGCACGATGAACATCATGTGGCTGGCCGTCGCGCAGTACGGCGGCTACTTCACGGGTATGCGCGCCGACGTGCGCTCTATCATAAATTTCGCTGAATTTATCCTTGCTACGCCGGTGCTTTTTTACACGGGAAGCGGGTTTTTTAGGGGCGCTTGGAGCGCGCTAAAAAACAAAACGCAAAATACGGATAGCCTCATCGTCACGGGCACGCTAGCGGCTTATATTTTCTCGATATACGCGATGTTTTCTAGGCAAGGCGAGGTGTATTTCGACTCGGTCGCGATGATAATCACTTTCGTATTTATCGGTAAATATTTGGAAATCTTGAGTAAGAAAAAGGCCGCCGACACGCTCGATAATCTAAACTCGTTAAATTTAAACTCAGTTAGCGTCAAAAACGGCGACGAGATAACGCTAAAAAGCGCGCAGGAGGTGCGCACGGGCGAACTCGTGGTAGTGAGAGTCGGCGAGCGCGTGCTACTTGACGGCGTCGTAGTAAGCGGCGCGGCGAGCTTTGATCTATCTAGCCTTAACGGCGAGAGCGCGCCTGTTTATCTTAGCGCAAAAGATGGCGAAAACGAGATAAAAAGCGGCTCGGTGTGCGTGGACGGCACCCTGGTTTATGAGGTCGGCGCCGCCTTTAGCGAGTCTGTGCTGGCCCGTATCATAAACTTGCTAGAAACCGCCGCAGCCAAAAAGCCTAAAATTCAGGCGCTTGCAGATGCTATCGCGGCGAGGTTTTCGGCCGCTATCACGGCGCTCGCGCTAGCGACGTTTGCGTTTTGGTTCTGGCGCACGGGCGAGCTCTCCGCCGCGCTCATCGTCGCGATCTCGGTCGTGGTGATCTCGTGCCCCTGCGCGCTGGGTCTTGCTACGCCCGTTAGCACGCTCGTTGCGCTTGGGGCGGGCTTTAGGCGCGGGATACTTTTTAAAGAAGCGCGCATCATCGAAAGTCTAGCCAGGTGCGATACGGCCGTGTTTGATAAGACCGGCACGCTCACGTCGGGGCGGCTTAAGGTGGGTAAATTTACGCACGCGGGCAAATTTGACGCTAGCGCGCTTTTTTCGCTGGTTAGCGGCTCGGATCATCCCGTTAGCCGCGCCGTTGGCGAGTATTTGCGCGCAAATTTTAGGGATTTAAAACTTTTAGAGTTAAGCGGCTTTGAAAACATCGCAGCGCGCGGGGTAAGGGCTAAATTTGACGGCATAAATCTAGCCGGCGGGAGCGAAAAATTTATGCGCGAGCTGGGGCTTTATGGCGGCGAAGCTGTGCGCGGGACTTGCTATTTTTTCGCCGCTGACGGACAGATCGCAGCGGTATTTGAGCTAGAGGAGAGCCTAAAAGAGGGCGCCAAAGAGTGCGTAAACGCGCTAAAAAACGCTGGCATGCGCGTGGCGATGCTAACGGGCGATAACGAATACGCCGCAAAGCGCGCGGCAGAGGAGCTAGGCGTGGGCGAAACGGTCGCAAACGCTCTGCCCACGGACAAGGCTGCCTACGTAGAGAGACTGGCGCAGCAGGGGCGAAACGTGCTGATGGTAGGTGACGGGATCAACGACGCTGCCGCGCTCGCGCTATCAAGCGTGGCCGTATGTATGGGTAGTGGAGCGGCCGTGAGTATCGCAAAAAGCGACGTAGTGCTGATGAGAGATGACCTCGCCTCGCTCGCGGCTGCGGTTGGGCTCGCGCGTAAAACCTACCGCATCGTGCGGCAAAATTTGGCCTTTTCGCTCGTTTATAACGCCGTGACGATACCACTGGCGATGGCCGGCTACGTAGCGCCTGCCGTGGCTGCGCTATCGATGTCGCTAAGCTCGGTCGCGGTCGTGCTAAACGCGATGCGGGCTAGGAGCGAGCGATGAGCGGGGCGGTCGTAGCGATGATGATCGGCGTCTCGACGCTGCTTGGCGCGTGCGGGCTGGCGGCGCTGCTGTGGGGGCTTAAAACCAGGCAGTTTGACGACGAGCGAAAGTTTTTGGACGGGACGAAATTTGACGACGAAGACGCGCTAAACGACGCCTATGAGCTAGAGCTGCGCCGTAAAGAAAAGGGCTATAAGCCGCCGGAGTGAGGCGAATTTACGCCTGTGTTTTTTGGTTTTATAGTCGCTAAATTCGTTGGATTTCGGTCGCGAAATTTGATTTCGAGCGTGGGCGACATTTGCGTTTTAAATTTGACGGCGAGGATTTTGGAGTCAAATTTGGACTATAAAATTTAATTCATTGCGGTTAAATTCGTCGCTAAATTTCGACTAATTACGGCGTAATGGCGGGCAAAAATTGAGCGTGAGATTTTGGCGTCTTGGACGGCAAATTTACCGTGCAAAATAGTAAAAGCGCGCAAGTGTAATCTGGCAGAGAAAAAATCGGTTGCCCTTTGCTAGCAAGTGGGTCGTCGGCAAATTTAGCCTTTTGTTGGCCAAATTTACTCAGTCTAGCGATGCCCCGTAATCAAATCAAGATCGCCGCTCGGCGAAACCGCCTGCTTGGAGTTTAGGCGGCTTGGAGCCATTTAAATTTAATCGCTGCAATTGCCGAGCGGGCGTGTTTTAATCCTGTAAATTTTGCTTTCTTGCTTGTAAAAGCTTCACTCTGGCAAGCATTTTTAATCTACTTTTAGCTTTTTAGCGATATGATTCCGCAAATTTAAACAAAGGAAACAACATGAAAACGCTCGTGATTTTATCGCACCCAAATCTCGCCGCATCGCGCGTAAACAAAGCCTTGTCACAGGTAGCAAAGGCTGCCGCGGACGTCGAAGTGCGCCATTTGGAAGGGCTTTACGGTCTAGATATCGCGCGTATAGACGCCCGCGCAGAGCAAGACGCGCTAGCGGGTGCCGAGCGCATCGTATTTTTATACCCGATGTACTGGCTAAACGT
The uncultured Campylobacter sp. DNA segment above includes these coding regions:
- a CDS encoding heavy metal translocating P-type ATPase metal-binding domain-containing protein; the encoded protein is MGKFKCAHCRGEFDREALIERGGELFCCEGCAGVYEILNASGLGEFYERLGKTTLNPALSAKNAAQKSQEDLAAIYQNYVKNENGFNKISLIIEGIHCSACIWLNEKVLFAQKGILEVNINSVNNKALIVWDENELNLAQIFALIRSIGYEPYPYDAQAQEHRLAGQRREFYARLLVGIFCTMNIMWLAVAQYGGYFTGMRADVRSIINFAEFILATPVLFYTGSGFFRGAWSALKNKTQNTDSLIVTGTLAAYIFSIYAMFSRQGEVYFDSVAMIITFVFIGKYLEILSKKKAADTLDNLNSLNLNSVSVKNGDEITLKSAQEVRTGELVVVRVGERVLLDGVVVSGAASFDLSSLNGESAPVYLSAKDGENEIKSGSVCVDGTLVYEVGAAFSESVLARIINLLETAAAKKPKIQALADAIAARFSAAITALALATFAFWFWRTGELSAALIVAISVVVISCPCALGLATPVSTLVALGAGFRRGILFKEARIIESLARCDTAVFDKTGTLTSGRLKVGKFTHAGKFDASALFSLVSGSDHPVSRAVGEYLRANFRDLKLLELSGFENIAARGVRAKFDGINLAGGSEKFMRELGLYGGEAVRGTCYFFAADGQIAAVFELEESLKEGAKECVNALKNAGMRVAMLTGDNEYAAKRAAEELGVGETVANALPTDKAAYVERLAQQGRNVLMVGDGINDAAALALSSVAVCMGSGAAVSIAKSDVVLMRDDLASLAAAVGLARKTYRIVRQNLAFSLVYNAVTIPLAMAGYVAPAVAALSMSLSSVAVVLNAMRARSER
- the ccoS gene encoding cbb3-type cytochrome oxidase assembly protein CcoS; this encodes MSGAVVAMMIGVSTLLGACGLAALLWGLKTRQFDDERKFLDGTKFDDEDALNDAYELELRRKEKGYKPPE